A genomic segment from Candidatus Korarchaeum cryptofilum OPF8 encodes:
- a CDS encoding CoB--CoM heterodisulfide reductase iron-sulfur subunit A family protein, which yields MSEKVRGSENIRIGVYVCHCGLNIAGVINVKELVEYAKTLPNVVVAKEYIFMCSSPGQNLIKEDIEQCKLNRIVIAACGPEMHEPTFRAAVSEAGLNPFLIDLIAIREGSSWVHYDDPKRATEKAKDMIRMSVARVRNLEPLEKIKGEVKHEALVVGGGVAGLTAALDLANRGFDVHLVEKRPTLGGHTAMMGVLNWEGRRLSGREIVRTLIKMVKDNPKIKVYTNSEVVKVDGSIGNFKITVMRKPRYVNERCNLCGKCEEVCPVSVPDEYEYGIKKRKAIYLPYSGAYPERYVIDPNSCTFCGKCVEVCPVNAIDLNEKEGEISLNVGAIVMTLGHDEYEPAIGEYGYGLSKNVITLSQLKRYLSDDGPTKGELLVNGTKPKNIVFISCVGSLGTTPHANQYCSRTCCMAALSEMLHLKSKYPDANIFYVHKDIRVYGRDEKLYWEAIDNLIKFVRFDEPPKVSIDGNKTFVDVYESTLQERILIPADLVVLVTGMTPIKEVDAVRSLFKVGCGGDGFLKELHLKLNPVESLTGGIFLAGTATGPKSVAESIIAGSAAAVKASILLAKDHIEVEPLIAEVDESKCSGCGICVSICPFNAISMQKREDGTRYSKIDPLLCEGCGTCVAACPSAAIQQYGYKDKQIIPQILAVFGR from the coding sequence ATGAGTGAAAAGGTTAGAGGATCTGAGAATATCAGGATAGGTGTTTATGTTTGTCACTGCGGTTTGAACATAGCTGGCGTGATAAACGTGAAGGAGCTCGTTGAATACGCTAAAACTTTGCCTAATGTAGTGGTTGCCAAGGAATACATATTCATGTGCTCCTCGCCGGGTCAGAACTTGATAAAGGAGGATATTGAGCAATGTAAACTCAACAGGATAGTTATAGCTGCATGCGGGCCTGAGATGCATGAACCTACGTTCAGGGCGGCAGTATCCGAGGCCGGGCTCAACCCGTTCTTAATAGATCTAATAGCCATACGTGAGGGAAGCTCTTGGGTGCACTATGATGATCCTAAAAGAGCTACGGAGAAGGCAAAGGACATGATAAGGATGTCAGTAGCTAGAGTTAGGAACCTGGAACCCTTGGAGAAGATAAAGGGAGAGGTCAAGCACGAAGCGCTTGTGGTGGGTGGAGGAGTTGCGGGGCTTACAGCAGCTCTAGATCTAGCTAATAGGGGGTTCGATGTCCATTTAGTCGAGAAGAGACCGACTCTTGGAGGGCATACTGCTATGATGGGGGTCCTGAACTGGGAAGGGAGGAGATTGTCGGGTAGGGAGATTGTGAGGACTCTGATTAAGATGGTCAAGGATAATCCGAAGATAAAGGTCTACACGAACTCCGAGGTAGTTAAAGTCGATGGATCAATAGGAAACTTCAAGATAACTGTTATGAGGAAGCCTAGATACGTAAATGAGAGATGTAATTTATGCGGAAAATGTGAGGAGGTCTGCCCAGTTTCCGTCCCCGACGAGTACGAGTACGGCATAAAGAAGAGGAAGGCCATATATCTCCCCTATTCAGGCGCCTATCCGGAAAGGTATGTGATAGATCCCAATTCATGCACCTTCTGCGGCAAATGCGTCGAAGTATGCCCGGTCAATGCGATAGACCTCAATGAGAAGGAGGGGGAAATCTCCCTCAATGTTGGGGCGATAGTCATGACCTTAGGACACGATGAATATGAGCCTGCTATAGGGGAGTATGGCTACGGTCTCTCCAAGAACGTGATAACATTGAGTCAGCTTAAGAGATATCTGAGTGATGATGGACCGACTAAAGGAGAGCTCCTCGTTAACGGCACTAAACCGAAGAACATCGTCTTCATATCATGCGTTGGCTCTCTGGGTACAACTCCTCATGCGAATCAATATTGCTCGAGAACGTGCTGCATGGCTGCCCTATCCGAGATGCTCCATCTAAAGAGCAAGTACCCCGATGCGAATATCTTCTATGTGCACAAGGATATCAGGGTCTATGGAAGGGATGAGAAACTGTATTGGGAAGCCATAGATAACTTAATCAAGTTCGTTAGGTTTGATGAGCCTCCTAAAGTCTCTATCGATGGTAACAAAACTTTCGTTGATGTGTATGAGAGCACCTTGCAGGAAAGGATTTTAATACCAGCCGATCTCGTCGTCTTAGTCACTGGAATGACTCCAATAAAGGAGGTAGATGCCGTTAGAAGTTTATTCAAGGTTGGATGCGGTGGAGATGGCTTCCTGAAGGAGCTCCACCTCAAGTTGAATCCTGTAGAGTCGCTGACCGGAGGGATATTCCTAGCTGGGACTGCAACAGGTCCGAAGAGTGTTGCTGAAAGTATAATAGCTGGAAGTGCGGCTGCTGTGAAAGCTTCTATACTACTAGCTAAGGATCATATCGAGGTTGAGCCATTAATTGCCGAGGTCGATGAGAGCAAATGCTCTGGCTGTGGGATATGTGTATCAATCTGCCCGTTCAACGCGATATCTATGCAGAAGAGGGAGGATGGGACCAGGTACTCGAAGATAGATCCCCTACTTTGCGAGGGTTGTGGGACCTGCGTTGCCGCTTGTCCCTCGGCAGCCATACAGCAGTACGGGTATAAGGATAAGCAGATAATCCCGCAGATATTGGCTGTATTCGGGAGGTGA
- the hypE gene encoding hydrogenase expression/formation protein HypE: protein MEGSIKLSHGSGGKETSLILKSLILSALSEEELSLRGGVGLKELDDGAAIPLPDGTYLVVSIDAYTVNPPFFPGGDLGKLAACGTINDILMMGGEPKAILDSIVVEEGSPISDVRRIVNSFIGVLREEGVKLIGGDFKVMPRGQLDRYVVTTAGIGIAKRPIVDSSIKPGDKLIVTGTIGEHGAAILSAQEGIAVEGKLESDVNTLSKLMLPLLGAYGDKVHAAQDPTRGGLAQTLNEWAQKSGLFILVEERKIPMRDDVRAFTELLGIDPLALACEGRAVLGVEGDSAEDVLSFIKELGYEEASIIGEVRESEKYSGIVVMRTSVGGLRILEPPSGVIVPRIC from the coding sequence ATGGAGGGATCTATAAAACTATCTCACGGATCCGGAGGGAAGGAAACAAGCCTTATCCTTAAATCTCTAATATTATCAGCTCTCTCCGAGGAGGAGCTATCTTTGAGAGGAGGTGTTGGCCTCAAGGAGCTGGATGATGGTGCAGCAATTCCATTGCCAGATGGGACCTACTTAGTGGTCTCAATAGATGCTTACACAGTGAACCCTCCCTTCTTCCCTGGAGGTGATCTAGGCAAGTTAGCTGCCTGCGGGACGATAAATGATATTCTCATGATGGGAGGGGAGCCAAAAGCTATTCTAGATTCTATAGTAGTTGAGGAAGGTTCCCCTATCTCTGATGTGAGGAGGATCGTGAATAGTTTCATCGGTGTCCTCAGGGAAGAGGGAGTTAAGCTAATAGGCGGGGATTTCAAAGTCATGCCGAGGGGACAGCTGGATAGATACGTCGTAACGACCGCTGGCATAGGGATAGCGAAGAGGCCCATAGTTGACTCCAGCATAAAGCCGGGGGATAAGTTGATAGTCACTGGAACGATAGGAGAGCACGGAGCGGCCATACTCTCCGCTCAGGAAGGGATAGCGGTAGAAGGGAAGCTTGAGAGTGACGTTAATACTTTGAGCAAGCTCATGCTACCTCTGTTAGGGGCTTATGGTGATAAAGTTCATGCTGCGCAGGATCCGACTAGGGGAGGGCTAGCTCAAACTCTGAATGAGTGGGCTCAGAAGTCAGGGCTCTTCATACTGGTGGAGGAGAGGAAAATTCCGATGAGGGATGATGTGAGAGCGTTCACTGAGCTCTTGGGAATAGATCCTCTGGCTTTAGCTTGCGAGGGCAGAGCAGTCCTGGGAGTTGAGGGGGATTCCGCTGAGGATGTATTGAGCTTCATTAAGGAGTTGGGTTATGAGGAAGCTTCTATAATAGGTGAAGTGAGGGAAAGCGAAAAGTATAGCGGGATAGTTGTCATGAGGACATCCGTGGGTGGCCTGAGGATACTGGAACCACCTTCTGGCGTCATAGTACCAAGGATCTGCTGA
- a CDS encoding P-loop NTPase yields the protein MDPLFERAKSKIEKVGKVTLVASGKGGVGKSVVSSSIALVSAKRGLKTGLLDLDVHGPSIPKIFGFNGEIVAGKEGLIPPTLNGVKIMSFGFMIGENPLPLKGEDKRSALSLLLAITDWGELDHLVIDMPPGTGDETIFCIRALKSAKANALIVTTPSSLSLSVVSRLVELLRGEGINLLGLVENMAYFRCNNELIRPFGSIDEGFLSKYGLRVLESLPIDPLIEENIKSGRLLESSGEFRSKIESLFDKIVG from the coding sequence ATGGATCCTCTATTCGAGAGAGCTAAGAGCAAGATCGAGAAGGTAGGAAAAGTAACTTTAGTTGCTTCCGGAAAGGGAGGTGTGGGTAAGAGTGTAGTATCATCATCAATAGCCTTAGTTTCAGCGAAAAGAGGCCTTAAAACGGGATTGCTTGATTTGGATGTACACGGTCCCTCTATCCCGAAGATCTTCGGTTTCAACGGGGAGATTGTAGCTGGGAAGGAGGGCCTCATACCTCCTACCTTAAACGGGGTAAAGATAATGTCCTTCGGTTTCATGATAGGAGAGAATCCCCTACCCCTGAAGGGAGAGGATAAAAGATCCGCTCTATCTTTACTCTTAGCGATAACAGACTGGGGGGAGCTGGATCATTTAGTGATAGACATGCCCCCTGGAACTGGTGATGAAACGATATTCTGCATTAGAGCCCTCAAATCCGCGAAAGCAAATGCTCTGATCGTTACGACGCCATCTTCTCTATCCCTCTCGGTCGTGTCGAGATTGGTAGAGCTATTGAGAGGGGAAGGGATAAATCTGCTAGGGCTCGTGGAGAATATGGCATACTTCAGATGCAATAACGAACTTATCAGACCGTTTGGTAGTATAGATGAGGGCTTCCTCAGTAAATATGGCCTGAGGGTCCTGGAGAGCTTACCTATAGATCCCCTCATCGAGGAAAATATAAAAAGCGGGAGACTACTCGAATCCTCTGGGGAGTTCAGATCTAAGATTGAGTCCCTGTTCGATAAGATCGTTGGGTGA
- a CDS encoding hydrogenase iron-sulfur subunit, which translates to MSGEFEPKIVVIACHWCTYQAINLAGTSRMKYPPNVRTIRVMCSGRTDPQFVIEAFRNGADGVLVAGCHPGDCHYVNGNMKTMRRTVLLEKMLEQMGIEKGRFRREWISAAEAKKWVDVVTEMVDQIKKLGPLKLAGRGDE; encoded by the coding sequence ATGAGTGGTGAATTCGAACCAAAGATAGTAGTTATCGCATGCCACTGGTGTACGTACCAAGCGATAAATCTCGCCGGTACCAGCAGGATGAAGTATCCACCTAATGTGAGGACGATAAGAGTCATGTGCTCCGGCAGAACTGATCCTCAGTTCGTGATTGAGGCCTTCAGAAACGGTGCTGATGGCGTCTTAGTAGCCGGATGTCATCCTGGCGATTGTCACTATGTCAACGGTAATATGAAGACAATGAGGAGGACCGTTCTGCTCGAGAAAATGCTGGAGCAGATGGGGATTGAGAAGGGAAGGTTTAGGAGAGAATGGATCTCGGCAGCCGAAGCTAAGAAATGGGTCGATGTTGTTACTGAGATGGTGGATCAGATAAAGAAGTTGGGCCCGCTTAAGCTAGCTGGAAGGGGTGATGAGTGA
- the hypA gene encoding hydrogenase nickel incorporation protein HypA encodes MHEWSLAEAILEGLTSLMKQEGMKKVSEVEILYGEMMELELDILKFALEELSKETPMKDTKFIFSEERASFRCNSCGYRWNFEQAHSSLSEELGIRELAGERESPIHFIPELAQALMRCPNCGSRDFEIESGKGIRISRIVFEG; translated from the coding sequence ATGCATGAATGGTCCCTAGCTGAAGCTATATTGGAGGGTTTGACCTCTCTAATGAAGCAGGAAGGCATGAAAAAGGTATCTGAAGTCGAAATTCTTTATGGTGAGATGATGGAGCTTGAGCTCGATATCCTGAAGTTCGCCTTGGAGGAGTTGTCTAAGGAGACCCCCATGAAGGACACTAAATTCATATTTTCGGAGGAGAGAGCTTCATTCAGATGTAACTCCTGCGGATATAGGTGGAATTTCGAGCAAGCGCATTCCTCACTGAGTGAGGAGCTCGGTATAAGGGAGCTAGCGGGGGAGAGGGAGAGCCCTATTCACTTCATCCCCGAGCTAGCTCAAGCTCTAATGAGATGTCCTAATTGCGGTAGCAGGGACTTCGAGATCGAGAGCGGGAAAGGGATAAGGATCTCGAGGATAGTCTTCGAGGGGTGA
- a CDS encoding Ni/Fe hydrogenase subunit alpha gives MKEVIIDPITRLEGHGKITIKLDENGNVKRALLQIPELRGFEKFLVGRTVEDAPQITSRICGVCPWAHHMAATKALDDLFKVDPPLTAKLIREFVYNVFMLEDHSLHFYVLGGPDFLVGPKAPKEERNLVGIIRKLGADIVKNIIVTRKKLRYLEQLIGGKITHPVLGLPGGVAKPLSDEDWKLCYETTKEGIEFAKFAYRALKDLVLSNDEYVELMRSDIYTHRTYYMGLVDQGNNVNFYDGKIRVVDPEGKEFAKFGAREYLDHIAEDVEPWSYVRFTYLRRVGWKGFIDGRESGIYSVAPLARLNASDGMATPMANELYKEFYQAMGGKPVHNTLAFHWARVVEMVYAAERMMELIENPEIKRKEVRNIPKEKPDVGIGVVEAPRGTLIHHYETDEKGIIKKANLIVATQNNSARMVLSVEKAAKSLIKNGKVDDGILNMVEMAFRAYDPCHACATHSLPGSMPLIVRIYDSEDNLIKEIRRD, from the coding sequence ATGAAGGAGGTCATAATAGATCCAATAACGAGGTTGGAAGGGCATGGAAAGATAACGATAAAGTTGGATGAGAATGGAAACGTCAAAAGAGCTCTACTTCAAATTCCAGAGCTAAGAGGATTCGAGAAGTTTCTAGTAGGCAGAACTGTTGAAGATGCTCCTCAGATAACTTCTAGGATATGCGGTGTATGCCCATGGGCCCATCATATGGCCGCTACGAAGGCCCTAGATGATTTATTCAAAGTAGATCCTCCGCTAACAGCTAAGCTGATCAGGGAGTTCGTCTACAATGTATTTATGCTCGAGGATCATTCTCTGCACTTCTACGTATTAGGAGGACCCGATTTCTTGGTAGGACCGAAGGCTCCGAAGGAGGAGAGGAACCTCGTCGGCATAATTAGGAAGCTGGGCGCCGATATAGTCAAGAACATTATAGTGACCAGAAAGAAGCTCAGGTATTTGGAGCAGCTTATAGGAGGGAAGATAACGCACCCTGTCTTGGGACTGCCAGGAGGGGTCGCCAAACCCCTCTCAGATGAGGACTGGAAGTTATGCTATGAGACAACTAAGGAGGGTATAGAATTCGCTAAATTCGCGTACAGGGCCCTTAAGGATCTGGTCCTCTCGAACGATGAGTATGTAGAGCTCATGAGATCCGATATCTATACACATAGGACTTATTACATGGGGCTAGTTGATCAAGGGAACAATGTTAATTTCTATGACGGGAAGATAAGAGTCGTAGATCCTGAAGGGAAAGAATTTGCTAAATTTGGTGCGAGAGAGTACTTAGATCACATAGCTGAAGACGTGGAACCTTGGAGCTACGTCAGGTTCACCTATTTGAGGAGGGTCGGCTGGAAGGGGTTCATCGATGGGAGAGAGAGCGGTATATACAGCGTTGCCCCACTGGCTAGGCTGAATGCCTCGGATGGGATGGCAACGCCGATGGCCAATGAGCTCTATAAGGAGTTCTACCAAGCAATGGGAGGAAAGCCCGTCCATAATACCTTAGCTTTCCACTGGGCTAGGGTAGTCGAGATGGTCTATGCTGCTGAGAGAATGATGGAGCTTATTGAGAATCCTGAGATAAAGAGGAAAGAAGTCAGAAACATCCCAAAGGAGAAACCGGATGTTGGGATAGGCGTCGTCGAAGCGCCCAGGGGGACCCTTATACATCACTACGAGACCGATGAGAAGGGTATAATAAAGAAAGCTAATCTAATCGTCGCGACACAAAACAATTCGGCAAGGATGGTTTTATCCGTAGAGAAAGCAGCAAAATCCCTCATAAAGAATGGGAAGGTAGATGATGGAATATTGAATATGGTCGAGATGGCGTTCAGAGCTTACGATCCATGCCATGCATGCGCAACACACTCTCTTCCGGGATCTATGCCCCTCATAGTCAGGATATACGACAGTGAGGACAACCTGATAAAAGAGATAAGAAGGGACTAA
- a CDS encoding CoB--CoM heterodisulfide reductase iron-sulfur subunit A family protein encodes MKPVAVIGGGIAGIQAALDLANQGIKVYLIERTPSIGGRMAQLDKTFPTLDCSMCILTPRMVEVARNKNIELLTYCDLIDLKGSVGNFKLKVRKKPRYVDVDKCTGCMVCSKYCPSKVPDEYNEGMSERKAIYIPFPQSVPLKATIDAEHCLWFQKGICRNCEKFCPAKAINYDQKPEDIELDVAAVIFATGYELIMDAEFLREQYGYSRYANVYTNLEYERIVSATGPTGGEILRRSDKAHPKRIAFIQCVCSRDARINPNCSSICCMASVKEAILTKEHMHDVDVTVFYMDVRAFGKGYQEFYDRAKQEFGIRFVRSKPAKIVEDPSTKNLIVYYEDTQSSKFVKEEFDMVVLAVGVRPVKPDSFIPMSEDSFAQLKDPIMEPVSSPIPGIFVVGMLSGPKDIPDSVVQASAAAMKASLIAVSH; translated from the coding sequence ATGAAACCCGTAGCAGTTATTGGTGGTGGTATAGCGGGTATTCAGGCGGCTCTAGATCTAGCTAACCAGGGTATAAAAGTCTACCTAATTGAGAGAACTCCTTCAATAGGAGGGAGAATGGCTCAGCTGGATAAGACGTTCCCCACACTTGACTGCAGCATGTGCATCCTGACGCCGAGGATGGTGGAAGTTGCGAGAAATAAGAATATAGAGCTCCTGACTTACTGCGATCTTATTGATCTAAAGGGAAGCGTTGGGAACTTCAAATTGAAAGTTAGAAAGAAACCTAGGTACGTAGATGTGGATAAGTGTACCGGTTGCATGGTCTGCTCCAAGTACTGCCCATCCAAAGTTCCTGATGAGTATAATGAGGGGATGAGTGAAAGGAAGGCTATTTATATTCCATTTCCTCAATCAGTTCCTCTAAAAGCCACGATAGATGCAGAACACTGCCTTTGGTTCCAGAAGGGGATATGCAGGAACTGCGAGAAGTTCTGCCCAGCTAAGGCCATAAATTATGATCAGAAACCTGAAGATATTGAGCTTGATGTCGCTGCTGTTATATTCGCTACCGGATATGAACTGATAATGGATGCAGAGTTTCTCAGAGAGCAGTATGGATATAGTAGGTATGCGAACGTTTACACGAACTTGGAGTATGAGAGGATCGTCTCAGCGACAGGACCGACTGGAGGAGAGATCTTGAGGAGGTCTGACAAAGCTCATCCGAAGAGAATAGCTTTCATTCAATGTGTTTGCTCAAGAGACGCTAGAATCAACCCGAATTGTTCTTCAATATGCTGCATGGCATCCGTTAAGGAGGCCATATTGACCAAGGAGCATATGCACGATGTTGATGTGACAGTCTTCTACATGGACGTCAGGGCCTTCGGAAAGGGTTACCAGGAATTCTATGATAGAGCAAAGCAGGAGTTCGGTATAAGATTCGTGAGAAGTAAGCCCGCTAAAATAGTAGAGGATCCCAGTACAAAGAATCTCATAGTTTACTATGAGGATACTCAAAGTAGTAAGTTCGTTAAGGAGGAATTCGATATGGTAGTCCTAGCGGTAGGGGTGAGACCTGTGAAACCCGATTCATTCATCCCGATGAGTGAGGATTCATTCGCTCAGCTCAAGGATCCAATTATGGAGCCGGTTAGCTCCCCGATCCCCGGTATCTTCGTGGTAGGGATGTTAAGCGGCCCCAAGGATATACCCGACTCAGTCGTTCAAGCGAGCGCTGCCGCGATGAAGGCATCTCTAATAGCTGTGAGCCATTAG
- a CDS encoding HypC/HybG/HupF family hydrogenase formation chaperone, translated as MCLGIPGKVLEVRGNIALVDFGGVTREVDASLEEVAPGDYVLVHVGMIIAKIDEKEAMEISKLLSEILSY; from the coding sequence ATGTGCCTAGGGATACCCGGTAAAGTCCTAGAGGTTAGGGGGAATATAGCCCTAGTCGATTTCGGAGGGGTCACTAGGGAAGTAGATGCTAGTCTCGAGGAAGTGGCTCCAGGGGACTACGTATTAGTTCATGTGGGCATGATAATAGCTAAGATAGATGAGAAGGAAGCGATGGAGATATCCAAGCTTTTGAGCGAGATCTTGAGCTATTAG
- a CDS encoding hydrogenase maturation protease, with protein MRILVLALGNDLFGDDAVAFLVADEISSSLPEDSVNVIKSSESGLHLLDYFLMGYDHIILVDSIVGEEVGRIVQIDPKSLRRSLAPSPHYSGLPEILALLDEIGEDLPEVEIYAIVIREPSLGSPISDDVKVAAKKLAEILLERISQILRAS; from the coding sequence ATGAGGATCCTCGTCCTCGCTCTTGGTAATGATTTATTTGGGGATGATGCAGTCGCTTTCCTCGTAGCTGATGAAATATCATCTTCTCTCCCTGAGGATTCCGTAAATGTTATAAAATCCAGTGAATCTGGGTTACATCTCCTGGACTACTTCCTAATGGGATACGATCATATAATACTGGTAGACTCCATCGTGGGAGAAGAGGTCGGTAGGATCGTCCAGATAGACCCTAAATCTTTGAGGAGGTCCCTCGCGCCCTCTCCACATTACAGCGGACTCCCTGAGATCCTAGCATTACTCGATGAAATAGGAGAGGATCTCCCTGAGGTCGAGATCTATGCTATAGTTATAAGAGAGCCTAGCTTGGGCTCTCCTATTAGCGACGATGTCAAAGTTGCAGCCAAAAAGTTAGCTGAGATTCTCTTAGAGAGAATATCGCAAATCCTCCGAGCTTCTTAA
- a CDS encoding oxidoreductase, translating to MAKAKIAFYWCASCGGCEEAQVDLADKLFDLIEAADIVLWPVAMDFKKEDVEKVGDGSIDVAIINGGIRTSEHEEMVKLLRRKSKLVIAYGSCAHMGGIPALANAYTRESILKYVYEEAPTVTNPEGKRPKTRVSVDGMDFELPEFLEYLDPLDAVIDVDYYIPGCPPTPEITWEAVSSILSGNLPPKGHVFGSDRALCYECPLNETKPEKVTIDTIKRVHQTELDPNKCYLTQGVLCMGPVTRGGCKALCIKGNMPCTGCFGPVDGVSYQGAKALSYFSSVINIDDEDAFRKLVEEVGVDPLGWFSKYCLGKGTIKRR from the coding sequence ATGGCAAAGGCTAAGATAGCCTTCTATTGGTGCGCCAGCTGTGGAGGTTGTGAGGAAGCCCAAGTCGATCTAGCTGATAAACTATTTGACTTGATAGAGGCCGCAGATATTGTGCTATGGCCAGTCGCTATGGACTTCAAGAAGGAGGACGTGGAGAAAGTGGGAGATGGCTCTATAGATGTCGCTATCATAAACGGTGGGATAAGGACGAGTGAGCATGAGGAGATGGTGAAGCTCCTCAGAAGAAAGTCGAAGCTCGTTATTGCCTATGGCAGCTGCGCACATATGGGAGGGATCCCTGCCCTCGCTAATGCTTATACGAGGGAGTCCATTCTGAAGTATGTATACGAAGAAGCGCCTACTGTAACTAACCCAGAAGGGAAGAGGCCTAAAACTAGAGTGAGTGTGGACGGAATGGATTTTGAGTTACCTGAGTTTTTAGAATACTTAGATCCATTGGATGCTGTAATAGACGTCGATTATTACATTCCGGGATGCCCTCCGACACCGGAGATAACTTGGGAGGCCGTATCTTCTATACTCTCCGGCAATCTACCACCGAAGGGCCACGTGTTCGGTAGCGATAGGGCTTTGTGCTACGAGTGTCCGCTCAATGAGACAAAGCCTGAGAAGGTGACTATTGACACTATAAAGAGGGTCCATCAAACCGAGCTGGATCCTAATAAATGCTACTTGACTCAGGGTGTATTGTGCATGGGACCGGTCACCAGGGGCGGATGCAAGGCTCTGTGCATCAAGGGGAACATGCCATGTACGGGATGCTTCGGTCCAGTCGATGGTGTAAGCTATCAAGGGGCTAAAGCGCTTTCCTACTTCTCCTCAGTAATAAACATCGATGATGAGGATGCCTTCAGGAAGCTTGTTGAGGAGGTCGGTGTCGATCCTCTTGGATGGTTCTCCAAGTACTGCCTCGGGAAGGGTACCATAAAGAGGAGGTGA
- a CDS encoding 4Fe-4S dicluster domain-containing protein: MRMSLYFDKYIIFYLTFISQIDVFFNDKSIVLPKTEEEIFLLFVEALLVGDSWMALMPTEKFYVLTEDVPRELLKLGGDGIRKCYQCGTCTAICPNSEIQTVRVRRLIKKIQLGAKDGVLGDPTPWTCYFCGDCNATCPKDATPGYIMDSARKYQIINYSILKLGKLFYNKLSMALAFIVMTAIGLLGIMVWPGSLSELDLGRADIYSFMGSELIHEIGLWLLAYVILVTLANIFNMYRYMRKAYQGKNTNASLWIKELFYTIKEALFQSRLRCQKGTSYRYLSHLSIFWGFILTFAATGTHFIWLMLYPGTSEPSYITYAARILGIIGGILLIYGSVYYVIHRLKKDDVYAERTYLPDWWFLSLITVIAITGFLTTSGVYLNAPILTYASYGVHLMAVFYLIVSAPFSKFAHLIYRPLALWFAKVWEGEI; encoded by the coding sequence ATGCGAATGAGCTTATATTTTGATAAATATATTATTTTTTATCTCACCTTCATTAGCCAAATTGATGTATTTTTTAATGATAAGTCGATTGTTCTACCCAAGACAGAAGAGGAAATATTTTTATTATTTGTGGAGGCGCTTTTGGTGGGGGACTCATGGATGGCCCTCATGCCAACTGAGAAGTTCTATGTTTTAACCGAAGATGTGCCGAGAGAACTACTGAAGCTTGGAGGAGACGGTATAAGAAAGTGTTACCAATGCGGCACTTGCACTGCAATCTGCCCAAACTCCGAAATCCAAACAGTGAGAGTGAGAAGATTAATAAAGAAGATTCAGCTGGGAGCAAAAGATGGAGTTCTAGGGGATCCCACACCATGGACCTGCTACTTCTGCGGTGATTGCAATGCTACATGCCCGAAGGATGCTACTCCAGGGTATATCATGGATTCCGCTAGAAAATATCAAATAATTAATTATAGCATCCTTAAGTTGGGTAAACTTTTCTATAATAAGCTCTCTATGGCATTAGCTTTCATTGTAATGACGGCTATCGGATTGTTAGGGATAATGGTATGGCCGGGTAGCTTGAGCGAGCTCGATCTAGGGAGGGCAGATATATATAGCTTCATGGGCTCCGAGCTAATACATGAGATAGGCCTCTGGCTGTTAGCCTACGTAATTTTAGTAACATTGGCCAATATATTCAATATGTACAGATATATGAGAAAGGCATATCAAGGAAAAAATACTAATGCATCTCTCTGGATCAAGGAGCTATTCTATACAATAAAGGAGGCTCTGTTCCAATCAAGATTGAGATGCCAAAAGGGAACAAGCTATAGGTATTTGTCCCATTTATCGATTTTCTGGGGGTTCATTTTAACCTTTGCCGCTACAGGAACTCACTTCATATGGCTTATGTTATATCCTGGAACGTCTGAGCCCTCCTACATCACTTACGCTGCTAGGATTTTAGGGATAATTGGAGGAATCCTCCTCATATACGGAAGCGTCTATTACGTCATTCACAGGCTGAAGAAAGACGACGTCTATGCGGAAAGGACTTATCTTCCAGACTGGTGGTTCCTCTCGTTGATCACGGTGATCGCGATCACTGGCTTCTTAACGACTTCTGGTGTATATTTGAATGCCCCTATACTAACTTACGCCTCCTATGGTGTTCATCTCATGGCAGTATTCTATCTAATAGTCTCAGCGCCATTTTCGAAGTTCGCTCATCTGATATATAGGCCACTTGCCCTCTGGTTCGCGAAGGTATGGGAGGGAGAAATATGA